ACCACCGCTTTGCTTTGCTGAGTACGTTGCTTAAACTCTTGATGAGACACATAGGAAGTGGCGATGCTCTTGCCAGTGCGTTCTTGCTCTTGCTGCAATTGAACGAGCAGCGCCTGATGAAGCTCTGGGCTAACTTGGGCAAATTCCTCCGCCATCACCACCCCTTCAATCTGCGATTCTGACAAGAAAACGCCAACCGTTTCTATAAAACTGGGGACGCCATGGGTCAGCGCCAAATCAATGCGCGTCACTTGATCGGGAATGGGTAAACCCGCATCACAAATGGTGATCTCATCGGTGTGTCCCAAAGTGGCCACCAGATAAGAGAGGTCAGAGTTTATCAGGGTACTTTTTTTCATTGTGCGTCTCTCGGTACGTTGGAAAAATCCGAGTCATCCTCGTCGGAAAATCATCATCGAAACGTTTCGATGAGATAGTATATCGCGCGGTATAATTTGCTATTACTCCCCGTTCAATCTGTGATAGCGATCTTGCAAAGACCAGCTCGTGGTAAAAAAACAGCGCAATCGATCACAAATAAATTTCGACAAAATTCACGAAAGCAGTATTCTATGTCGAGCAAATTGTTAACAAATGCTCTTTCTGGTCACGTTTTGTTTCAGGAAATCTTCGCCCTATGAACCTTGCATTGCTTTCTGCTTTTATCCCAACTTTCTTCTTTGTCTCGATTACGCCCGGCATGTGCATGACGCTGGCGCTGAGCTTGGGCATGAGTATTGGCTACAAACGCACTTTATGGATGATGATCGGTGAGCTCGCCGGAGTGGCGTTGGTTTCGGTATCGGCGGTGATTGGTATTGCGGCTATCATGCTCAACTACCCGATGCTGTTTGTCAGTTTCAAGGTGTTAGGCGCGCTCTATTTGATCTACCTTGGCGTACAGATGTGGCGCTCAAAAGGCAAGTTAGCATTATCAGGCGATGGCAGCCCCGTCATGGTCGGTGGTAACTGGAATTTGGTGATGCAAGGCTTTATCACCGCCATTGCGAACCCCAAAGGTTGGGCGTTTATGATTTCGCTGTTGCCGCCTTTTATCGATCAATCGGCGC
This Vibrio navarrensis DNA region includes the following protein-coding sequences:
- the rbsD gene encoding D-ribose pyranase, with translation MKKSTLINSDLSYLVATLGHTDEITICDAGLPIPDQVTRIDLALTHGVPSFIETVGVFLSESQIEGVVMAEEFAQVSPELHQALLVQLQQEQERTGKSIATSYVSHQEFKQRTQQSKAVVRTGECTPYANVIFQAGVVF
- a CDS encoding LysE family translocator, translating into MNLALLSAFIPTFFFVSITPGMCMTLALSLGMSIGYKRTLWMMIGELAGVALVSVSAVIGIAAIMLNYPMLFVSFKVLGALYLIYLGVQMWRSKGKLALSGDGSPVMVGGNWNLVMQGFITAIANPKGWAFMISLLPPFIDQSAPLTPQLMLLVGIILISEFVCMTLYATGGKGLKRILGKSQNVRTLNRIAGSLMVGVGIWLFFS